In the genome of Meles meles chromosome 4, mMelMel3.1 paternal haplotype, whole genome shotgun sequence, one region contains:
- the PLSCR5 gene encoding phospholipid scramblase family member 5, with protein MASKDAQNQRSRGLPGFLPGAPDPGHNFQVSLPNPGNQVWQPALPPPGSLPPGLEYLSQLDLIIIHQQVELLGMILGTETSNKYEIKNSLGQRIYFAVEESICFNRTFCSTLRSCALKITDNSGQEVMTVNRPLRCNSCWCPCYLQELEIQAPPGTTVGYVAQKWDPFLPKFTIQNANKEDILKIVGPCAPCGCFGDVDFEVKTINEKLTIGKISKYWSGFVNDVFTNADNFGIHVPADLDVTVKAAMIGACFLFDFMFFEHSLAGL; from the exons ATGGCTTCTAAAG ATGCGCAGAACCAAAGAAGTAGAGGTTTGCCTGGCTTTCTTCCTGGAGCTCCAGACCCTGGCCACAATTTTCAGGTCTCACTTCCCAACCCAGGGAACCAAGTGTGGCAGCCAGCTCTCCCTCCACCAGGCAGTCTCCCTCCTGGTCTAGAATATTTAAGCCAG TTAGACCTGATAATTATACACCAGCAGGTGGAGCTTCTTGGAA tGATACTTGGCACTGAGACTTCCAACAAATATGAGATTAAAAACAGCCTGGGACAAAGAATTTACTTTGCAGTGGAGGAAAGCATCTGCTTTAATCGTACCTTCTGTTCCACGCTGCGGTCTTGCGCTCTGAAGATCACGGATAACTCAGGTCAGGAGGTGATGACAGTAAACAGGCCTTTGAGGTGTAACAGCTGCTGGTGCCCTTGCTACCTGCAAGAG TTAGAAATCCAAGCCCCTCCTGGTACTACAGTTGGTTATGTTGCACAGAAGTGGGACCCCTTTCTGCCTAAATTCACAATCCAAAATGCAAACAAAGAAGATATTTTGAAGATTGTTGGTCCTTGTGCACCATGTGGCTGTTTTGGCGATGTGGATTTTGAG GTGAAGACGATTAATGAAAAGCTTACAATTGGGAAAATTTCGAAATACTGGTCAGGTTTTGTAAATGATGTCTTCACCAATGCTGACAACTTCGGAATTCACGTTCCTGCAGATCTAGATGTAACAGTCAAAGCAGCGATGATAGgtgcttgttttctcttt